A stretch of the Desulfobacter sp. genome encodes the following:
- a CDS encoding IS256 family transposase — translation MTEENTEFDFQKALKGIQEGKPFTGKGGVLTSLIKNLAEAVLEGELESHLGQEVSANRRNGKSKKTIKSLDGKFELETPRDRAGTFSPQIVKKHQTTLSDEIERKIIALYGLGMSYNDMASHLQEIYGLEISNATLSTITDKIIHTVKEWQARPLENVYPIIWLDAIHYKVRENGKVGSKAVYTILGVNIEGRKEVLGLYISENEGANFWLQVLTDLSNRGVKDILIACVDGLKGLPEAIETIFPDTEVQLCVVHQIRNSLKYVGSKNKKEFMADLKRVYKAVNKDLAEEELDILENKWNDKYPIVIKSWRNNWERLSHFFKYPEEIRRIIYTTNTIEAVHRQFRKLTKTKGSFPNQDSLLKLLYMGIQNASKKWTMPIQNWSLTISQLAIFFEGRLDKELGI, via the coding sequence ATGACCGAAGAAAACACCGAATTTGATTTTCAAAAAGCCCTTAAAGGCATCCAGGAAGGTAAACCCTTCACAGGTAAGGGCGGCGTCCTTACATCATTAATCAAAAATCTTGCTGAAGCTGTTCTTGAAGGAGAGTTGGAGTCCCATCTCGGGCAGGAAGTTTCTGCCAACCGCCGTAATGGAAAAAGCAAAAAGACCATTAAATCCCTGGATGGTAAATTTGAGCTGGAAACCCCGCGTGACAGGGCCGGAACCTTCTCTCCACAGATCGTCAAAAAACATCAGACAACGCTCAGCGATGAAATTGAAAGAAAGATAATAGCCCTTTACGGCCTGGGCATGAGTTATAATGATATGGCTTCCCATTTACAGGAAATCTATGGACTTGAGATTTCAAATGCCACTCTGAGCACCATTACCGATAAAATCATCCATACCGTCAAAGAATGGCAGGCCAGGCCGTTGGAAAATGTGTACCCAATCATATGGCTTGATGCCATACATTATAAAGTACGAGAAAACGGAAAGGTCGGCAGCAAAGCCGTTTACACAATTCTTGGGGTGAATATCGAGGGCCGCAAAGAGGTTCTTGGGCTGTACATATCCGAGAATGAGGGTGCGAACTTCTGGCTGCAGGTGTTAACAGACCTTTCAAACCGAGGGGTAAAAGATATCCTGATTGCCTGTGTTGATGGTCTAAAAGGTTTACCCGAGGCCATTGAGACCATATTCCCGGACACAGAAGTTCAACTCTGCGTAGTCCACCAGATCCGAAATTCATTGAAATACGTTGGTTCCAAAAATAAAAAGGAATTTATGGCAGATCTAAAACGTGTTTATAAAGCGGTCAATAAGGATCTGGCCGAAGAAGAACTGGATATCTTGGAAAATAAATGGAATGACAAATACCCGATTGTGATAAAATCCTGGCGGAACAACTGGGAACGCCTCAGTCATTTCTTTAAATATCCAGAAGAGATTCGACGGATAATATACACCACAAATACCATTGAGGCTGTGCATCGACAGTTTCGAAAACTGACCAAAACAAAGGGATCATTCCCGAACCAGGACAGCCTGTTAAAGCTGCTTTACATGGGGATCCAGAACGCCAGTAAAAAATGGACAATGCCGATTCAAAATTGGTCACTGACAATTTCCCAGTTGGCAATTTTCTTTGAAGGCCGGCTGGATAAAGAGCTGGGAATTTGA
- a CDS encoding IS630 family transposase, whose protein sequence is MTGYRERSDSKRKAYLRLRERYVRRCKTFVYVDESGFSPYTTRRYGYALKGQRVHGLIAGTKHPRTSLIAARIEYSFEEPFLFQGTCNADIFNAWIEHQLSPHLNDNHVVVMDNASFHKGEETKYLIERTGAALLFLPPYSPDLNPIEHDFAALKTIREYNENETIDEIIRMYK, encoded by the coding sequence TTGACGGGATACAGGGAGCGAAGCGACAGCAAAAGAAAGGCATATCTTCGTCTTCGTGAACGTTATGTACGTCGTTGCAAAACGTTTGTTTATGTTGATGAAAGCGGCTTTTCGCCTTATACAACCCGTCGCTATGGATATGCTCTCAAAGGGCAGCGTGTTCATGGTTTGATTGCAGGAACAAAGCACCCTCGAACGTCTTTGATTGCTGCCCGCATCGAATATAGTTTTGAAGAACCATTTTTGTTTCAGGGAACATGCAATGCGGATATCTTTAATGCTTGGATCGAACACCAGTTGAGTCCACATCTGAACGATAATCATGTCGTTGTGATGGATAACGCATCCTTCCACAAGGGCGAAGAAACCAAATATTTGATAGAAAGAACTGGTGCAGCTCTTTTGTTTTTGCCCCCGTATTCACCGGATCTCAATCCGATTGAACACGATTTTGCGGCCCTAAAAACCATCCGTGAATACAATGAAAACGAAACGATTGATGAAATTATCAGGATGTATAAATAA
- a CDS encoding phosphate ABC transporter ATP-binding protein, with the protein MTGARKTKVTMGQEKRSTAIFSTDKRQRVARDRRTTVGEMRVDNPRMSCRNLDVYYNFGEKKAINNISLDIGQNEVIAMIGPSGCGKSTFLRCLNRMNDTIEGCQVKGEITMEGKNIYDRDVDVVPLRAQVGMVFQKPNPFPKSIYDNISYGPKIHGLVQNRDETDELVEGSLKRAGLWNEVKDRLDQPGTGLSGGQQQRLCIARTIAVNPEVILMDEPCSALDPIATAIIEDLIDELKQEYTIAIVTHSMQQASRVSQRTAYFHLGDLIEIGPTDQIFLNPLHQLTEDYITGRFG; encoded by the coding sequence ATGACTGGAGCCAGGAAAACAAAGGTGACTATGGGACAGGAAAAAAGATCAACAGCCATTTTTTCAACAGATAAACGGCAGCGGGTTGCCAGGGACAGGCGGACCACGGTAGGAGAGATGAGGGTTGACAATCCCAGGATGAGCTGCCGGAATTTGGATGTCTACTACAATTTTGGAGAGAAAAAGGCCATTAACAATATTAGTCTGGATATCGGACAGAACGAGGTCATTGCCATGATCGGTCCGTCCGGGTGCGGAAAATCTACCTTTTTGCGCTGTCTTAACCGGATGAATGATACCATTGAAGGCTGCCAGGTCAAAGGGGAGATCACCATGGAAGGGAAAAATATCTATGACAGGGATGTGGACGTGGTCCCGCTGCGGGCACAGGTGGGCATGGTGTTTCAAAAACCCAACCCTTTTCCGAAATCCATTTATGATAATATCTCCTATGGTCCTAAAATTCATGGCCTGGTTCAGAACCGGGATGAGACCGACGAACTGGTGGAAGGCTCTTTAAAGCGGGCAGGCCTGTGGAATGAGGTCAAAGACCGGCTGGATCAGCCGGGGACCGGACTTTCCGGCGGCCAGCAGCAGCGATTGTGCATTGCAAGGACCATTGCGGTGAATCCGGAAGTTATTCTTATGGATGAACCCTGTTCCGCACTGGATCCCATTGCCACGGCCATTATAGAAGACCTTATTGATGAACTTAAACAAGAGTACACCATTGCCATTGTGACCCATTCCATGCAGCAGGCATCCCGGGTTTCCCAGCGGACGGCCTATTTCCATCTCGGAGATCTCATAGAAATCGGACCTACGGACCAGATATTTTTAAACCCCCTTCACCAGTTGACTGAAGATTATATTACCGGACGGTTCGGTTGA
- the phoU gene encoding phosphate signaling complex protein PhoU, translated as MDAHIVKSYDDEIDVLNRQISAMGACCDRQLSKALESLETRDAGLAGQVIKEDENLNDLYRRVEENGVRLLAKRTPLAVDLRYLLATMRTGSELERIGDYAANIAQRVIELENCDPVVKPPVDLIQAMGGICRKMINDAVQSFLDRDLAFAIEIWHRDDQVDRKFARLMTDLRARMQTDSCLVDACTCLIFMGRCLERIGDHITNIAEDTYYIQTGKTYIGSLKK; from the coding sequence ATGGACGCGCATATTGTAAAATCCTATGACGATGAAATAGACGTATTGAACCGCCAGATATCTGCCATGGGAGCCTGTTGTGACCGGCAGTTGTCAAAGGCGCTTGAATCCCTTGAAACCAGGGATGCAGGCCTGGCTGGCCAGGTGATCAAAGAAGATGAAAACCTCAATGACCTGTACCGGCGTGTGGAAGAAAACGGGGTAAGGCTGCTGGCCAAAAGAACCCCTTTGGCTGTGGATTTAAGATACCTTCTGGCAACCATGCGCACGGGATCCGAACTTGAGCGTATCGGCGACTATGCTGCCAATATTGCCCAAAGGGTGATCGAACTGGAAAATTGTGATCCAGTGGTAAAACCGCCTGTTGACCTTATCCAGGCGATGGGAGGGATCTGTCGGAAAATGATCAATGATGCGGTTCAATCCTTTCTGGACCGAGATCTGGCTTTTGCCATTGAGATCTGGCACCGGGATGACCAGGTGGACCGTAAATTTGCCCGTTTGATGACGGATCTAAGGGCAAGGATGCAAACGGATTCCTGCCTGGTGGACGCCTGCACCTGTTTAATCTTCATGGGCCGCTGCCTGGAGCGTATTGGGGACCATATTACCAATATTGCAGAGGATACCTATTATATTCAGACCGGAAAAACCTATATCGGCAGTCTGAAAAAATGA
- a CDS encoding MFS transporter: MADILKPFLALYTATLLLAMGLGLLATFLSVKLTLGGVSLQTTGIILTAFFLGSAVGSLYCSRLIKGIGHIRSFSAFAALATATVMLHACTVSALAWVVLRFITGVATIGLLMVIESWLNENAHPRTRGRVFSMYMVIFYMGSGAGQQLINLGNVGDQTLFFVVGLLLVSCIVPVAMTRPPPHPVLPEVLPVGLKTIMKRAPLGIIGCLFAGLATSVFFTMGPVFCTQLGFSVSQLSGFMTVTLLGGLVFQWPVGTISDRYDRSLVIPVLAGLFAVISCLMIVAVQSSFGLFMAASLAFGGLMFSIYPVAVARSHDMFEPKDVVNVSSALLLFFGIGSVIGPVISSSCMAVSGSPHGFFVYFSAASLIFAVVSFGLRQREIAQIIPVETQVDFMILNHTSQIALQTNSCLENDKTESESIKDTLYSQNHV; encoded by the coding sequence ATGGCAGATATATTAAAACCTTTTTTGGCACTGTATACAGCAACCTTACTCCTGGCAATGGGATTGGGTTTACTGGCAACATTCTTGAGCGTTAAATTAACCCTGGGCGGAGTTTCACTCCAAACAACAGGGATAATTTTAACGGCTTTTTTCCTCGGGTCAGCTGTGGGATCCCTTTATTGCAGCCGTCTGATCAAAGGCATTGGCCACATTCGATCTTTTAGTGCCTTTGCCGCCCTTGCCACTGCCACGGTCATGCTCCACGCCTGCACGGTATCCGCCCTGGCATGGGTGGTCTTGCGGTTTATTACAGGAGTCGCCACCATTGGATTGCTCATGGTCATTGAAAGCTGGCTAAATGAAAACGCTCACCCCCGGACACGGGGACGGGTGTTTTCTATGTACATGGTCATATTCTATATGGGCAGCGGGGCAGGCCAGCAGCTGATTAATCTGGGCAATGTGGGGGATCAAACCTTGTTTTTTGTTGTGGGTCTGTTGCTGGTATCTTGTATTGTACCCGTTGCAATGACCCGCCCCCCCCCCCATCCTGTTTTACCGGAAGTGTTGCCTGTGGGACTCAAAACCATTATGAAGCGGGCGCCTTTGGGGATAATCGGATGCCTGTTTGCAGGTCTGGCAACCAGCGTTTTTTTTACCATGGGGCCTGTCTTTTGCACCCAACTGGGGTTCAGTGTTTCCCAATTATCCGGTTTTATGACGGTGACATTATTGGGCGGACTTGTATTTCAGTGGCCTGTGGGCACAATTTCAGATCGATATGACCGATCCCTTGTAATTCCGGTGTTAGCAGGATTATTTGCCGTGATCAGCTGCTTGATGATTGTGGCGGTCCAGAGTTCGTTTGGCCTATTTATGGCCGCATCCCTTGCTTTTGGCGGGCTTATGTTCAGCATCTATCCTGTGGCTGTGGCAAGATCCCATGATATGTTTGAGCCCAAGGATGTTGTAAATGTGAGCTCCGCACTTTTATTGTTTTTTGGTATAGGCTCTGTGATCGGTCCTGTGATCTCATCTTCATGCATGGCAGTGTCGGGCAGCCCCCATGGCTTTTTTGTTTATTTTTCAGCAGCCAGCCTCATTTTTGCAGTTGTTTCCTTTGGCTTGAGGCAAAGGGAAATTGCCCAGATCATCCCGGTGGAAACGCAGGTGGATTTTATGATTTTAAATCACACCTCGCAAATTGCGTTGCAAACAAATTCATGTTTGGAAAATGATAAGACTGAATCCGAATCCATAAAGGATACCCTGTATTCCCAAAACCATGTCTGA
- a CDS encoding sigma-54-dependent Fis family transcriptional regulator, giving the protein MLIRVVCAVKGKNLQKDLEKRLSDFDVQLKMFGKNKTQWQELVRSCGDVFVVSKSLIPRPIESSVTLLNTLPEKPTTIILDDRESSEKHANLLGSGADVVLYTGISLDSLMEAIESTLESRRQFYLVDRFDQRGRIKPRLNDFISNSEDMQRFLEEVHQVVNSDSSLLLLGETGVGKEHLSKSIHTESHRSPGPFIPINMAAIPEQLMESELFGHEQGAFTGAVRSRRGAFELAHGGTIFLDEIGEMSLQMQSKLLRVLQDLEFTPVGGETPVWVDVRVIAATNKDLEKEIQKGNFRQDLYYRLGVITLTIPPLRKRKQDIPVLANQFLDMYNIKIGREINGFSRETMEALCQYPWPGNIRELMNVIERAILLCRSDLISITNLPRTFQENISTLPELLNTNDLDISAWKGKTLAQVREQVLNHVEKRYLEMILDQTRGKVGEAAKIAGIHPRGLYGKMKKLGLDKNRFKSAH; this is encoded by the coding sequence ATGCTCATCAGAGTCGTCTGCGCTGTCAAAGGAAAAAATCTTCAAAAAGATCTTGAAAAAAGATTATCCGATTTTGATGTGCAATTAAAAATGTTCGGCAAAAATAAAACCCAGTGGCAGGAACTGGTCCGCAGCTGCGGGGATGTTTTTGTGGTGAGTAAATCCCTGATTCCCCGGCCCATTGAATCCAGCGTGACCCTGCTCAACACCCTGCCTGAAAAACCCACCACCATTATCCTTGATGACCGTGAGTCCTCGGAGAAACATGCAAATCTTTTGGGGTCCGGGGCTGATGTTGTCTTGTATACCGGGATTTCCCTGGACAGCCTCATGGAGGCCATTGAAAGCACCCTGGAGTCCAGACGGCAATTTTATTTAGTTGACCGTTTTGATCAGCGGGGCAGGATCAAACCCAGGCTGAATGATTTTATCTCAAATTCTGAAGATATGCAGCGATTCCTTGAGGAGGTCCATCAGGTTGTTAACAGCGATTCCAGCCTTTTGCTTCTGGGTGAAACCGGGGTGGGCAAAGAACATTTGTCCAAGTCCATTCACACTGAAAGTCACAGATCTCCGGGCCCGTTTATCCCCATCAATATGGCGGCCATACCTGAACAACTCATGGAAAGCGAATTGTTTGGCCATGAGCAAGGCGCCTTTACCGGTGCGGTCCGTTCCCGGAGGGGAGCGTTTGAGCTTGCCCACGGCGGCACTATCTTTTTAGATGAAATCGGTGAAATGTCCCTTCAGATGCAGTCCAAACTGCTTCGGGTTCTCCAGGACCTTGAATTTACCCCAGTGGGGGGCGAAACCCCCGTATGGGTAGATGTCAGGGTTATTGCCGCCACCAACAAGGATTTGGAAAAAGAGATCCAAAAGGGAAATTTTCGTCAGGATCTTTATTATCGGCTGGGTGTGATTACCCTGACCATTCCCCCTTTGAGAAAACGTAAACAAGACATTCCTGTCCTTGCCAATCAATTTTTAGATATGTACAATATAAAAATTGGCCGTGAGATCAATGGGTTCTCACGAGAGACCATGGAAGCCCTTTGCCAATACCCCTGGCCCGGCAATATTAGAGAATTGATGAATGTCATTGAGCGGGCTATCCTTTTATGCCGGTCCGACCTTATTTCCATTACCAATCTTCCCCGCACCTTCCAGGAAAACATTTCCACTCTGCCTGAATTGCTCAATACCAATGATTTGGATATAAGCGCCTGGAAAGGCAAAACCCTTGCCCAGGTTAGAGAACAGGTGCTCAACCATGTTGAAAAAAGATACCTTGAAATGATCCTTGATCAAACCCGGGGAAAAGTCGGCGAGGCCGCAAAAATTGCCGGAATTCACCCCAGAGGATTATACGGAAAGATGAAAAAACTGGGACTTGATAAAAACAGGTTTAAATCGGCCCATTGA
- a CDS encoding IS256 family transposase → MTEENTEFDFQKALKGIQEGKPFTGKGGVLTSLIKNLAEAALEGELESHLGQEVSANRRNGKSKKTIKSLDGKFELKTPRDRAGTFSPQIVKKHQTTLSDEIERKIIALYGLGMSYNDMASHLQEIYGLEISNATLSTITDKIIHTVKEWQARPLENVYPIVWLDAIHYKVRENGKVGSKAVYTILGVNIEGRKEVLGLYISENEGANFWLQVLTDLSNRGVKDILIACVDGLKGFPEAIETIFPDTEVQLCVVHQIRNSLKYVGSKNKKEFMADLKRVYKAVNKDLAEEELDILENKWNDKYPIVIKSWRNNWERLSHFFKYPEEIRRIIYTTNTIEAVHRQFRKLTKTKGSFPNQDSLLKLLYMGIQNASKKWTMPIQNWSLTISQLAIFFEGRLDKELGI, encoded by the coding sequence GTGACCGAAGAAAACACCGAATTTGATTTTCAAAAAGCCCTTAAAGGCATCCAGGAAGGTAAACCCTTCACAGGTAAGGGCGGCGTCCTTACATCATTAATCAAAAATCTTGCTGAAGCTGCTCTTGAAGGAGAGTTGGAGTCCCATCTCGGGCAGGAAGTTTCTGCCAACCGCCGTAATGGAAAAAGCAAAAAGACCATTAAATCCCTGGATGGTAAATTTGAGCTAAAAACCCCGCGTGACAGGGCCGGAACCTTCTCTCCACAGATCGTCAAAAAACATCAGACAACGCTCAGCGATGAAATTGAAAGAAAGATAATAGCCCTTTACGGCCTGGGCATGAGTTATAATGATATGGCTTCCCATTTACAGGAAATCTATGGACTTGAGATTTCAAATGCCACTCTGAGCACCATTACCGATAAAATCATCCATACCGTCAAAGAATGGCAGGCCAGGCCGTTGGAAAATGTGTACCCAATCGTATGGCTTGATGCCATACATTATAAAGTACGAGAAAACGGAAAGGTCGGCAGCAAAGCCGTTTACACAATTCTTGGGGTGAATATCGAGGGCCGCAAAGAGGTTCTTGGGCTGTACATATCCGAGAATGAGGGTGCGAACTTCTGGCTGCAGGTGTTAACAGACCTTTCAAACCGAGGGGTAAAAGATATCCTGATTGCCTGTGTTGATGGTCTAAAAGGTTTTCCCGAGGCCATTGAGACCATATTCCCGGACACAGAAGTTCAACTCTGCGTAGTCCACCAGATCCGAAATTCATTGAAATACGTTGGTTCCAAAAATAAAAAGGAATTTATGGCAGATCTAAAACGTGTTTATAAAGCGGTCAATAAGGATCTGGCCGAAGAAGAACTGGATATCTTGGAAAATAAATGGAATGACAAATACCCGATTGTGATAAAATCCTGGCGGAACAACTGGGAACGCCTCAGTCATTTCTTTAAATATCCAGAAGAGATTCGACGGATAATATACACCACAAATACCATTGAGGCTGTGCATCGACAGTTTCGAAAACTGACCAAAACAAAGGGATCATTCCCGAACCAGGACAGCCTGTTAAAGCTGCTTTACATGGGGATCCAGAACGCCAGTAAAAAATGGACAATGCCGATTCAAAATTGGTCACTGACAATTTCCCAGTTGGCAATTTTCTTTGAAGGCCGGCTGGATAAAGAGCTGGGAATTTGA
- a CDS encoding transporter substrate-binding domain-containing protein, which produces MRVNFSLFLILVFVLSQAQTLMAGQDQFVIGSDSVLPLSAKDQTGMLDLIVKNAFSRLKKEVQIIPLPSERSLLNANKGIIDGDLVRTDGMNQLYPNLVKVPETICSFDFIAFTKNKKISLPRQWESLKPYSVAIITGWKILEENVIARHVVKVDTPQMLFNHLDKERVDLIVYNRHEGYGVIHEMNFEHVFPVEPPLASRQMFLYLNKKHQVFVHEVAAAIRQMKEDGSFDEIVRHSLEAYIP; this is translated from the coding sequence ATGAGGGTTAATTTTAGTCTGTTTTTAATCCTGGTATTTGTTTTGTCCCAGGCCCAAACCCTTATGGCAGGACAAGATCAATTTGTAATCGGAAGTGATTCTGTTTTGCCCCTTTCGGCCAAGGACCAGACCGGGATGCTTGATTTGATTGTTAAAAACGCATTTTCCCGTTTGAAAAAAGAGGTCCAGATCATTCCGCTGCCTTCGGAAAGATCGTTGTTAAATGCCAACAAAGGAATAATCGACGGAGATTTGGTAAGGACAGACGGCATGAATCAATTGTATCCAAATCTTGTCAAAGTGCCTGAAACCATATGCTCATTTGATTTTATCGCCTTTACCAAAAATAAAAAGATTTCATTACCCCGTCAGTGGGAGAGTTTAAAACCCTATTCCGTGGCCATTATTACCGGGTGGAAAATTTTGGAGGAAAATGTTATCGCAAGGCATGTTGTCAAAGTCGACACGCCTCAAATGCTGTTTAACCATCTTGACAAGGAAAGGGTGGATCTGATCGTATATAATCGCCACGAAGGGTATGGGGTGATTCACGAAATGAATTTTGAACATGTTTTCCCGGTTGAGCCGCCTCTGGCATCAAGACAAATGTTTTTATATCTCAACAAAAAGCATCAGGTGTTTGTTCACGAGGTTGCCGCTGCCATCAGGCAAATGAAAGAAGATGGAAGCTTTGATGAAATCGTGCGTCACTCTTTGGAAGCGTATATTCCATGA
- a CDS encoding PAS domain-containing protein has translation MKRKNQVKSGYSLPKSRLARQFFFKLFFFSLFISLLTTALNLFFEGKKEVKNLNLEIQKFENTALEPIVEACWVSNISMLELQIQGLAKNPYIRFIRLALEDQPELSAGKPEGEYKVSREVPLDYTFLNQTICLGWLTVHFSLPDYRDPYWVRFLHLFVIQAVTVFWVSAFIFYLFYMLIGRHLYEIARYTENMTIETMGAPLELKTTKSGSGKNDELSMVVSAINFMLEQINHEMGERKRAERSLKVNKDRLRILVDTIPELVWLKDPNGVYTACNKRFERFLGAREKEIIGETDYDFVEKKQADFFREKDKIAMAAGKPSLNEEEIVYADDGHKEVLETIKTPMYDSDGEMTGVLGVARDITARKLAEKKS, from the coding sequence ATGAAAAGGAAAAATCAGGTTAAATCTGGGTATAGTCTCCCTAAAAGCAGGCTGGCAAGGCAGTTTTTTTTTAAATTGTTTTTTTTCAGCTTGTTCATCTCTCTTTTGACAACCGCCTTAAATCTTTTTTTTGAGGGCAAAAAGGAGGTCAAAAATCTGAACCTGGAAATCCAAAAATTTGAAAACACTGCACTTGAGCCGATTGTGGAGGCTTGCTGGGTTTCGAATATTTCAATGCTTGAACTTCAAATTCAAGGGCTTGCCAAAAATCCCTATATCCGATTTATCAGGCTTGCCCTTGAGGATCAGCCCGAATTATCAGCAGGTAAACCAGAGGGGGAGTATAAGGTTTCAAGAGAAGTCCCATTGGACTATACATTTCTCAATCAAACGATTTGTCTTGGATGGCTGACGGTCCACTTTTCCCTGCCGGATTACAGGGATCCCTATTGGGTTCGGTTTTTACACCTGTTTGTCATCCAGGCCGTTACGGTTTTTTGGGTTTCGGCCTTTATTTTTTATCTGTTTTATATGCTGATCGGACGGCATTTATATGAGATTGCCCGATATACGGAAAATATGACCATCGAAACCATGGGGGCCCCCCTTGAACTAAAAACAACCAAATCCGGAAGCGGTAAAAATGATGAGCTTTCCATGGTTGTTTCAGCCATAAATTTTATGCTGGAACAGATCAATCATGAAATGGGGGAAAGGAAAAGGGCAGAACGCTCCTTAAAAGTAAATAAAGACCGTTTGCGCATACTCGTGGATACCATCCCCGAATTGGTATGGCTCAAAGATCCCAATGGGGTCTACACGGCCTGCAATAAGAGGTTTGAGCGGTTTTTGGGAGCAAGGGAAAAAGAGATTATCGGGGAAACAGATTACGATTTTGTAGAAAAAAAACAGGCAGATTTTTTCCGGGAAAAAGACAAGATTGCCATGGCCGCCGGGAAACCCAGCCTTAATGAAGAAGAAATTGTTTATGCGGATGACGGTCATAAAGAAGTGTTGGAGACCATCAAGACGCCGATGTATGATTCAGACGGTGAAATGACAGGCGTGTTGGGCGTTGCCCGGGATATTACGGCAAGAAAACTGGCAGAAAAAAAATCATAG
- a CDS encoding response regulator, which yields MTAIDGFWIVNLEGKLLEVNQAYSEMSGYSEDELLAMNIQELEYSEAPDEVDKHIQFGVKKGFDRFESVHRKKDGRLYDVEINFRYQFKEQFFIVFIKDISERKRIEAHLSKIQKMESIGNLAGGIAHDFNNLLVLILGMSEILLEDLPQESLEYENAKEIFNAAKRAGDLVKQILVFSRQSEHKKTSVQIQKILKEVLTLSWSTIPSNIEIQKSIQPDCGFVMADPTQIHQITMNLITNAAHAVEGQNGIIDIGLKEVILQENDLSNSELKSGPYIRLSVSDNGIGMPQSIMSKIFDPYFTTKEQGKGTGLGLALVYGIIKEHSGEVKVYSELGKGTTFNVYLPLIGTKIKAIQETRTMGIPTGKESILLVDDELAVAKLEQQMLYRLGYRVTMKTDSCDALNTFTADPEAFDLVISDMTMPKMTGDQLTQKILSIKPDMPIIICTGFSEKINKDHAQRIGVGGFLMKPVMKSELGQMVRDVLDKSRHPR from the coding sequence TTGACCGCCATTGACGGATTCTGGATAGTGAATTTAGAGGGAAAACTTTTAGAGGTGAATCAGGCCTATTCTGAAATGAGTGGGTATTCAGAAGATGAATTGCTGGCAATGAACATCCAGGAACTTGAATATAGTGAAGCGCCAGATGAAGTGGACAAGCACATTCAGTTCGGCGTTAAAAAGGGGTTTGACCGTTTTGAATCTGTCCACAGGAAAAAAGACGGCCGTCTGTACGATGTGGAAATTAATTTTCGTTACCAGTTTAAAGAACAATTTTTCATTGTATTTATCAAAGATATTTCAGAACGAAAACGGATTGAAGCGCATTTATCAAAAATTCAAAAGATGGAATCCATTGGAAATTTAGCCGGTGGAATCGCCCATGATTTCAATAATCTGCTGGTTCTTATCCTTGGTATGTCTGAAATTCTGCTTGAAGACCTGCCCCAAGAAAGCCTTGAATATGAAAATGCCAAAGAAATTTTTAATGCGGCAAAAAGAGCCGGAGATCTTGTCAAGCAGATTCTGGTTTTCAGCAGGCAGTCTGAACATAAAAAGACCTCAGTGCAGATACAAAAGATATTAAAAGAGGTTTTAACGCTCAGCTGGTCAACTATTCCAAGCAATATTGAGATTCAAAAAAGTATTCAGCCCGATTGTGGATTTGTAATGGCAGATCCGACTCAAATTCACCAGATTACCATGAACCTTATCACCAACGCCGCCCATGCTGTGGAAGGCCAAAATGGGATCATAGATATCGGGCTAAAAGAAGTGATATTACAAGAGAACGACTTGTCCAACAGCGAATTAAAATCAGGCCCATATATCAGGTTGTCGGTATCTGACAATGGCATTGGTATGCCCCAAAGCATAATGAGTAAGATTTTTGATCCCTATTTTACAACAAAAGAACAGGGCAAGGGCACAGGCCTTGGGCTTGCCCTTGTCTATGGAATAATCAAAGAACATTCAGGAGAGGTTAAAGTTTATAGTGAACTGGGCAAGGGGACAACCTTTAACGTTTATCTGCCCCTGATTGGGACAAAAATTAAGGCCATTCAGGAAACTCGAACCATGGGGATACCGACAGGCAAAGAGAGCATTCTTCTGGTGGATGATGAGCTGGCCGTGGCAAAACTTGAGCAGCAGATGCTGTATAGGCTTGGGTATCGGGTAACCATGAAAACAGACAGCTGTGATGCATTAAACACCTTTACAGCCGATCCAGAGGCTTTTGACTTGGTGATTTCAGACATGACAATGCCAAAGATGACCGGTGATCAGCTGACCCAAAAAATCTTGTCGATTAAACCGGATATGCCCATAATTATTTGTACCGGATTTAGTGAAAAAATTAATAAAGACCATGCCCAAAGGATTGGTGTGGGCGGATTTCTAATGAAGCCTGTCATGAAATCGGAGCTGGGGCAGATGGTCAGGGATGTACTGGACAAATCCAGACACCCCCGATGA